The nucleotide sequence GCGCACTGGGCGCGACTGCTGTCGGTGCTGCTGCTCAACGGTGAAAGCCAGACCTGTTATGACGGCCAGTACTTCTTCGATACCGACCACGAAGAAGGTCAGAGCGGCGTGCAGTCCAACAAGATCACAACCAGTCTTGCCAGTTTGACGGCGGGGACTTCCGGTACCCCAACCCGGCCGAGTGTCGAAGAGTTTCAGCAGGCCGTCGCCAAATCCATCACCCAACTGACCAGCCTGAAGGATGATCAGGGCGAACCCATCAACGAGCTGGCCCGCGAGTTCCTGGTGATGGTGCCGTTCAACCTGCTGAGCGTTGCGCAGACGGCGCTCAGCGTGCCGCGCGGTACCAACATTAACGAGATCGTCATGCCGGACAACGTGGTGGTTCGCGTGGTGGGCAACGTGCGCCTCAACGCCTGGCAGGACAAGTTCGTGACCTTCCGCACGGATGGTCGTTTGAAAGCATTCATCCGCCAACAGGAAACCGACGTGGCCATGAAAGCCAAGGCCGAGGGCTCGGAGTACGAGTTCGACAACGATGCTCATCAGTACGGCGTCGACACCTGGCGCAACGTGGGTTTTGGGCGCTGGCAGTATGCCGTTCTTAACCAACTGGTGGCGTAAGCCTTTCGGCCTGACACCTCACTGAGGGCATTGATATGCCGAAATACCGCGTGGAACAGACGATCACCCTTTATGGGGGGGAACTGATCCTGAATGCGGCCCAGGCCAGTGCGCGTGCGCATAACCTGGAGCCGGTCGAAAACAAGAAGGGTCGCTACACCATTGTGTCGCCTGTTCAGTTCAAAGCCGGGGAGGTGATTGTGATCCCCGGCGAACCGGACAAGGCATTGGGGCAGCGGTTGTCGAAACTGGACAAGGTCGCAGGAGAGCGTAATGCCGAATAAATCCTACACGGTGCTATCCGGCTCCTTTCGCGGGCCAGATGACAAACTGACCGGTGCGGGGGGCGTGATCGAGTTGCCTGATGACGTGGCCCAGCGCTTTCGCCACCAGTTGGAAGTGTTGGTGGTCGAGTCAGCACCGGCACCTTCCGCTGTGGGTGAGGGCGGACGCAAGCCCGCCAAGGTGAGCCCTGATGTTTGACGAAGATCTCAAGGGCTTCCTTGAGGACTTCGACGTTGGCGGGATGGTTGATGGTCAGCCGTTTCTGGCCGCGCGGGATATGCCGGACGAAATCCACGGCATGGGCGGTATCAATAGCCAGTCGACCGGTTACGAGATCCTGGTCATCACCGCCGAGGCCGAGCGCCTGGGCATCGACAACCCAAAACTGATCACCGTAGCCGGCGTGAATTTTCGCGTCCGTGACCGCCGGATGATCGATGACGGCGCCTTTAGCCTGGCCTCCCTCACCAAGGTTTAACCTCATGCCCTCGATTCAAGAACGCATCGTCGCAAAGGCGCAGGCGCTGATTCTGGGCGCCGGTACGTTGGCGGCAGACCGGGTGTATCGCAGTCGTACTGAGGCGATCAAACGGGACATGACTCCGGCGATCGTGCTGCGCCCTGACCTTGAAACCTGTGAGCGCGAAAGCGCTGCAGTGGATCGCAACCAGTTCGAGCTGACGGTGGAAATCATCGCCCGGGAGGACACGGTCACAGGTGCTGCCTGGGATCAGGTCGCCGACTTGGTCAAGG is from Pseudomonas marginalis and encodes:
- a CDS encoding Mu-like prophage major head subunit gpT family protein, with the translated sequence MGAEVLSSRAIIGMFYELLEQNVGSNWIDAVSNLFDSDQAKETYPWIGMVPTLREWIGGRHAKGFISADLEIENLHFEATLEVLVTELRRDKTGQLRIRLGELADRTNAHWARLLSVLLLNGESQTCYDGQYFFDTDHEEGQSGVQSNKITTSLASLTAGTSGTPTRPSVEEFQQAVAKSITQLTSLKDDQGEPINELAREFLVMVPFNLLSVAQTALSVPRGTNINEIVMPDNVVVRVVGNVRLNAWQDKFVTFRTDGRLKAFIRQQETDVAMKAKAEGSEYEFDNDAHQYGVDTWRNVGFGRWQYAVLNQLVA